The Pseudoalteromonas nigrifaciens genome segment ACTGCTTGAGACTCAGGAATAACGCCTAATAAATCAATCGCTAAAATATCCTGAATATCTTCAACCGATAACATTTCACCTTTAGAAACACGATCTGGATTGTAGCGAGTAATTAATAGATGTTCTTTTATGTTTTCTAAGCCTTCTTCAGCGCGCTTAGACTTACTGTGTAAAATACCTAAAATACGGTCTGAATCTCGCACTGACGATACTTCAGGGTTTGTTGTTACAATTGCTTCATCGGCAAAGTACATAGCCATCATAGCGCCAGCTTCAATACCAGCTGGTGAATCACAAACAATGTAATCAAAGTCTTCTTTTAATTCGTTAAGCACGCGCTCAACACCTTCGCGTGTTAGGGCGTCTTTATCACGAGTTTGTGATGCAGGGAGTAAAAATAGTTTATCAACGCGCTTATCTTTAATAAGTGCTTGATTTAAATTTGCTTCACCATTAATTACGTTTACAAAGTCGTACACTACACGACGTTCACAACCCATAATTAAATCTAAATTACGTAAGCCAATATCGAAATCGATAATAACTGTTTTGTAGCCTTTTAATGCTAAGCCTGTACCAATTGCGGCACTTGACGTTGTTTTACCAACGCCACCTTTACCCGAGGTAACGACAATAACTTTTGCCATGAGATTTATCCTTTAACCAAAGCTGAAATTTCTAATGATTCATTTTTTTGTTGTATCTGCACAGCGCTACCCCAGTGTTCACCTTGCAGTGAATCACTGATCCAGTAATTGCCATTAATAGAAACAAGTTCTGCTTCTAAGCGATTACAAAATATATGTGCGTTTTTAAACCCTTTTGCGCCAGCGATTGCTCTACCACGCAGGGTTCCGTATATATGTACGTTGCCATCTGCAATAACTTCTGCGCCATGGCTTACAGCACCTAGTACCACTAAATCGCGATCTTTTGCATAAACTTGCTGACCAGAGCGTACCGTGCCATTAATTATTTGTGCAGGCAAGTGCACTGTTTTTTCAACAATAGAGGTATTGGGTTCTTTTTTAACAGATTCACTCTTAACGTCTTGTGAATAATTTAATACAGATAGGCCAGCTGCTTTGGCTTGCGTATGTTGCTCGTCTGAGCCATTACACACACCAACCGCATTAAAGCTCATACGCTCAAGTAATGATTTTAAATGAACAAAATCGAGAGAGTTATTTTTTATCTCAATTAAGTTAACAACAATAGGCGCACCTTCAAAAAACTTGGGCGCTTGGGCTATTTTAATATACAGTTGCTCTGCTAAAAGGTTTATATCAGTACTGTAAAGATGTAAAACTGATAACGTAAAAAGATTCCCTTTTAGCTCAAAAATTTGTTCTGACATACACGCTCAATTGAATTATCTGATCAGAGATTAAATTTAGATAAACGCAGGCTGAATAAGGCCTTTATTGAAATTTTCAATCTAATTATTCTAACTTATTATTGCTCTCATGTTATAGTGTGAATCATTGTTAAGCAAGAATTTATAGGGCCATAATGCTCACTGCGGTATATAAAAGTAAGAAAAAAGCGGATAGCTTCTTATTTGTTGAAAAAAGAGATGATTTTACTAAAGTTCCGGAACCTTTAATGGCTATGTTTGGTCAACCTAAATATGTGATGCTGATAAACCTAGCAAAACGTGCGATGTTAGGCACAGCTGATTTAGAAACCGTAAAAGCAGCATTGACAGAAAAAGGGTATTATTTACAAATACCGCCTCCGCAGGAGAATCTGTTAAGCCAATTACGAAAAGAAAACGGAGCCGATAATGATTAAAAAATTAGCCATGATTTTATGTGGAGTATGTTTAAGCACATCTGTAATGGCAAAAACACAAGCTGAATTTCAAACATATTTAGACGCTTTAAAGCAAGAAGCAATTGCAAAGGGTTACGACAGCCAGCTTATTGATCAAGCCTTTGCTGGTGCAAGCTATAAAGAAAAAATAGTATCTGCAGATAAAAATCAGCCAGAAGTTAAAGAAACGCTCGAAACCTATTTACCTAAACGCGTACCGCAATGGAAAATTGATCGCGCCCGTAAATTATACGCCGAAAACCAAGACGTGCTAGAAAAAGTAGCTAAAGACTTTGGCGTGCAAGCGCGCTTTATTGTGGCTATTTGGG includes the following:
- the minD gene encoding septum site-determining protein MinD, with protein sequence MAKVIVVTSGKGGVGKTTSSAAIGTGLALKGYKTVIIDFDIGLRNLDLIMGCERRVVYDFVNVINGEANLNQALIKDKRVDKLFLLPASQTRDKDALTREGVERVLNELKEDFDYIVCDSPAGIEAGAMMAMYFADEAIVTTNPEVSSVRDSDRILGILHSKSKRAEEGLENIKEHLLITRYNPDRVSKGEMLSVEDIQDILAIDLLGVIPESQAVLSASNSGQPVILDSESDAGQAYADAISRLLGETVDFRFLDVEKKGLFKRIFGG
- the minC gene encoding septum site-determining protein MinC; amino-acid sequence: MSEQIFELKGNLFTLSVLHLYSTDINLLAEQLYIKIAQAPKFFEGAPIVVNLIEIKNNSLDFVHLKSLLERMSFNAVGVCNGSDEQHTQAKAAGLSVLNYSQDVKSESVKKEPNTSIVEKTVHLPAQIINGTVRSGQQVYAKDRDLVVLGAVSHGAEVIADGNVHIYGTLRGRAIAGAKGFKNAHIFCNRLEAELVSINGNYWISDSLQGEHWGSAVQIQQKNESLEISALVKG
- a CDS encoding YcgL domain-containing protein, producing MLTAVYKSKKKADSFLFVEKRDDFTKVPEPLMAMFGQPKYVMLINLAKRAMLGTADLETVKAALTEKGYYLQIPPPQENLLSQLRKENGADND